The genomic stretch GTGATCACCTGAAGTTGGCCGGGGTCAACCGCATGGCCGTCGAGTTCTCCTGCGAGTTCGGTGTGGAGTCGGGGACGTTCGTGGCCATCGTCGGTAAGGCGTCGTCCACGGCGGGTGTCAAGGTGAGCCTCGAGTGGGACCGCACGCAGCTCTAGTGACATCAGCGAGCGCCGGCTGGGAGGAGCTTCTTCAAGCAGCCACCGTGGCCATCGAGGTGCCCTCACCGTCCGGAAACGCACCGCCTGCCCGCGGTACTGGATTCCTGATCGCTCCGGGTGTCGTCGCCACCTGCGCGCACGTGCTCTCAGCGAAGGGGGCTGCCCTACCGGAGGTAGTCAAAGGGCGTGCTGTGGCCGTCGGCGCTCAACTGATGTTGAAGGCGGACCCGCAGAGGTGCTTCCGTGTGTCCGAGGGGCTGGACCTGGCACTGTTGGAGCTCAGCCACAGTTCCGTGGACGTAGACATCTCGCCGGTGTTGCCCTCTCCGGTCGTGGCTGTCGGCGATGCCCTTTGGACTTATGGACATCCAGATGGGATGTTCCGCGCGGGTCAACCTGCAAGCCTCGTTTACGAGGGAGCGTCCCGCCTTGGCGAGATGGATGCGCTGCGGATGCTGCGAGCTCAGGGAACCCCTCTGACGAAGGGCTTCAGCGGAAGCCCGGTGGTGAATCGACGCACCGGTGCCGTGTGCGGCATGGTGTGCACCTCGAACACGACCGGTGGTGCTCATATGCTTCCGATCGCCGAGATCATCACCCGCTGCGAGCCCGCGAGGCTTGCGCTGGCCACGGCGCAGGTGGAACACCGCCAGTGGCTTGGCGTGCTCAATGACGAGCAAGTCACCGCAGGGCAGTGGCGCTTCCCTGGACCTCAACTGCGCGCCTATCTGACCCTCGCCGCGCGTACCGCCGCGACTCATCCGTACCAGATGTCACCGATGCTACCCATGCCACCGTTGTCCGCCGTTTATGTCCGGCAGGCTGCCCGGCGAGAGGCGGATTCCTACGCTGTCGCCGCTGCGGCGCCACCTCAATCCGCAGAGATCATCTTCGACGGTGACCACGATGCTGTGCTGGTAGCCGGTGCGGGAGCAGGCAAGTCCAGCCTCTTCCAGAACACCGTCGGTGACATTGCCCGGCGCCAGCGAGACGGCGAGATCACGGACGTGCCTGTCCGGGTACAGGCCACTGACGTGCTCTCTACTGCCAGCCTCGGTGAGGCCATCGCCCGAAGCGTCCGCAGCGACTACAGCCCGCTCCACGGCAAGGGGGCATGGCCGCCAGAGTTCTTCGCCGAGCGGCCCATCCTTAACGGCAGGTGGCTTGTGCTGGTCGACGGCCTCGACGAGATCATGGATCCGCGCAAGCGACAACAGGTTCTCGCTGCTCTACGCGCGCGTCACGGCGACCCCGATTGCCCTCACCGCTTCATCATCGCGACTCGTCCCGGAACCACGTTCAACGGCGGGTTCGAGGGTTCATGGGTGCTCCTGCAGTACGAGCTGCTGCCCTTTGATGAGGAGCAGCGGCGTCAGTTCGCGCAGACCTGGTTCATACGGGCGGAGATCACTCACCCCGCCGAGGCGGCCGCTAGGTTCCTCAAGGAACTTCGTCGGCTGAGCCTTGAGGAGTTGGCGCGTAACCCGCTGATGGCCACCATGCTGTGCCAGCTGTTCGTCGCGAATCCCGAACGCCGGCTGCCGCCTGGCCGCTCCCGAATCTTCCGCGACTTCGTTCACCTCCTGCGCGACCGGCACTACAGTGACGCTGACGGCGGCGTGCGTTACCAGTTGCGTCGCGCGCTTCAGCGATACGGCGCGGATGCCGAACAGGCCGGAGAACGCCTGATCGCCATCGGTGACACGCTGATCGGGCGGCTGGCCGCCGATCGCCTCGACGGTGATGCCACTTCAGCGGTCGACAAGCTCGAGCACTGGACAGCAACGCTACGAGGCAGCTCGGTGCCGGAGGCCGTGTGGCGTGAGCTACTTGCGGACTACCTGCGCGGAAGCGGCGTGGTGGTGGCCCGCGCAGACGATTACGTGTTCTTGCACCAAACGATCCAGGAGTACCTGGCCGCGCAGTATGTTCCCAGCGACCCGGACCGCGCCGACGCTGCCTTCTGGGACCTGTTCGGGAGAACGGCCAGCGGTAGAGCGGTCGCGCCACCGGCATGGCGGCAGTCTTACGCCCGGTTCCTCGTGGCTGCCTGGACTCAGCCCGACCAGATGGCATCTGCCCTTCGATCGATGGCTGCCACCGGCGGACTACCGGGGGCCCTCTTCGTCACGGCCGTCATCGAGGACGGCGCCGAGCCGGATGACACGACAGCCGAAAACGCGGTCAGGACGTTGTCCGCGTTCGCCCGTGACTCGCGTGCGACCGATGACGACCGCTATCTCGCCCTGACCACGTGTCTGCGGCTGGACCGTGCGAAGGGGCTGCACTTGGCGACGGTCATCGCCACAGATCGTCGACAGAGCAGCGCCTTTAGGGCCACCACACTGCGGGCCATGGCCGCCTTGACCACCACCTCCGCCGATGTCAGCTCAACCGCAGGCGACCAGTGGATCATGAATCAGTTGGCGTGCCTCGACGGCATCGACGCCATACTGATCCTGACCTCCGTGGCTAAAGACCAGGGATTCGAGGCGACGCAACGAATCTGGGCCGCAGAAGCTCTCACACAGATCAACCAGAGCCTGGGCCGGCGCCACCTCGTCGATCTCGCCAGAGACGAGAAAATCAACTCGGCTCAGCGCCGCGCCGCAGCCACGGCACTGCACGCCGCCAAAGACCCGCGAGGCGCGTCCCTGCTACACAAACT from Micromonospora craniellae encodes the following:
- a CDS encoding CU044_2847 family protein; translation: MTSDETEVAARPADFDEALAALAAFATKVGDHLKLAGVNRMAVEFSCEFGVESGTFVAIVGKASSTAGVKVSLEWDRTQL